DNA from Agathobaculum sp. NTUH-O15-33:
TCCGGTCATAATGGCTGTACACCGCCATCGGCCGCTCCGCCGAAGCGATCGCCTTATATGCTCTCGCCCGCGCCGCGCAGCGGCCGCGCTCTTCGCGCATGGCCGCGTAAAGCAGCAAAATGCTGACGGCAAGATACGGAATCTCCACACCGGACTGGTTATCGAACACAATGATGGACGCGCCGTGCAGCAGCGAGGCGATCACTGAGAACGAGACCAGCGTGGAGCGGTCCGGAATGCCGTGAAACAGGTTGAAAAAGCCCATGCCGAATACGTCGACGCCCAGAAATATCGCGATAAATTGCAGCAGCATCAGCGCGCCAATCGCGATCGACTGGTTTTCGCCCGCATCCAGCGCGATGGGCACCGGCAGCATTTCAAACGTGGGCGCAAGGCTTAAGTAAGCGGCGGCGGCGGCGAGCAGCAGCACCAGAAGCGACCGCACATTCAGCCCGCGCGCGCGGCGAAGGGCCGAGCGCTGGGCCTGCGTGGGATCGCGCAGAACGATGTCTTCCTCTTCCTCGGCCTGCTCGGCGGCAAGGCGCGCGGCGCGCTCCTCCTTGCGGGACAGCTTCTGTCCGCGCGCGCGCTTTTGGGCGCGCGGAGAGGGCTGCGCCTGTTCGATCTCCTCTTCCGGCGGCTCGGCCGCGCGTGCGACGCGGACGGCGCGCTTTTGTTCGGCCTTTGCGCGCTTTGTGCTTTCCTTTGCTTCTCGGGCGGCGCGGCGCGCCTTGCGCTCGTCCACCTCTTGCTGTTCAAAAGCGCTCAGATCGGGCAAGTCGTCCTCGCCCACGATTTTTTGCTGCGCGGGCCGCGTTTTGGGAGCGGTCTGCGCGCGGGGCGCGGGCTGCGGCGCGGCTTTGGGCGCCGCTTGCCGGCGCGGCGCTTCCGGGCGCGCTTGCGCCTGCGGAGCGGCCTGTGTTCTGGGCGTTGGCTGCGGGGCGGCCGGAGCTCTGGGGGCGGCCTGCGCGCGGGGCGCCGGCGCCGCGGGCGGCTGGCGCTTTGGCTGCGCCGGGGCCAGCCCTTCCACTTCGGCGATGATGGAATCGAGGTCGAATTCCCCGCTGTCCGGCACGTCGTTTAAATACGCCTTGAGATCGTCAAGGTTCATGGTTTCGTCTTTTCTGTCCATATCTCTGTGATCCCTTTCTCTATTTCGCGTGCGTACGGCGGCGCACAGCCTCGAACAGCATCACAGCGGCGGCGTTCGACGCGTTGAGCGAATTGACGCGCCCCCGCATCGGGATGCTGACGATATAATCGCATTTTTTCGCGCGTCAGGCGGCTGAGGCCTTCGCCTTCGGACCCAATCACCAGCGCGCAGGGCCGGTCAAAATCCGCTTCAAAAAGCGGCGCGTCGCCGTCGGCCTCTGCGCCGAACAGCCAAATGCCGCGCGCTTTCAGCTCGTCCAGCACGGCGGCGAGGTTATTTGCCTTGTGCACGCCCATGTGGGCCAGCGCGCCGGCGGCCGCGCGGGCCACCGCGGCGGTCAGCCCGACCGCGCGGCGCTTGGGGATCACGATCCCATGCGCACCCGCCGCCTCGGCGGAGCGGATGATCGCGCCCAAATTGTGCGGGTCCTCAATGCCGTCGCATACGACGAGAAGAGGCGGCTCTCCGCGCTGCTCCGCGACGAGCAAAATATCCTCCAGCGCCACGTAATCCTGCGCGGCCACCTGTGCGATCACGCCTTGATGGCTGCCGGTCGGGCTCATGTGGTCTAATTTGCGTCTGTCGCACGTGACCACCGGCACCCCCTGTTTTCTCGCGGCGGAGGCAATATCACCGCCGCGGCCGCCCTCTGCCAGAAAAATCTTATCGATCGTCCGGCCGGCGCGCAGCAGCTCCAAAACGGCGTTGCGCCC
Protein-coding regions in this window:
- the rlmB gene encoding 23S rRNA (guanosine(2251)-2'-O)-methyltransferase RlmB — its product is MSSGYRSERPPRQDDGTLIEGRNAVLELLRAGRTIDKIFLAEGGRGGDIASAARKQGVPVVTCDRRKLDHMSPTGSHQGVIAQVAAQDYVALEDILLVAEQRGEPPLLVVCDGIEDPHNLGAIIRSAEAAGAHGIVIPKRRAVGLTAAVARAAAGALAHMGVHKANNLAAVLDELKARGIWLFGAEADGDAPLFEADFDRPCALVIGSEGEGLSRLTREKMRLYRQHPDAGARQFAQRVERRRCDAVRGCAPPYAREIEKGITEIWTEKTKP